TACAACGACAGCCCGAGCTCGATTCGCCCGGCGCGCGACACACTTCGGTTCTTGCAAATGCTGGTGCGATCCCTATTTTGGTAAACTCATGTTGGCCCTATTGACGAACGATGACGGTTACGAGGCCGAAGGCCTGCGCCGCCTTGCCAAAGAGGTCGCCAGGATCTGCTCGGTACTCGTCGTCGCCCCGCATATCAATCAGTCGGCTGCCGGCCACTCGCTGACACTGCAACGGCCATTGCGGATCAACCGCATCGGCCCCGACTACTATTCCGTTGACGGCACGCCCACCGATGCGGTCATGGTGGCGATGTACGGCATTCTCAATAATCGCCGTCCCGACATCATCCTCTCCGGCATCAATCGCGGACCGAACATGGGTGATGATGTCACCTACTCCGGGACGGTATCGGCAGCCTTTGAGGGCGCGATCCTGGGCATTCCGTCGATCGCCTTCTCATCGGTGGAGTTTGAAAACATCAACTATGTCGTCATGGCACGCTTTGCGCGCAAGTTGACAGCCAAGGTGCTGGAGCGCGGGCTACCCGATTTTACGCTGCTGAATGTCAACCTGCCGAACCCTCCGGCCGACGGCTTCAAGGGAGTCATGGCGACACGGTTGGGCAAACGCGTCTACCGCGACATTGTCGTGGAGAAAATCGACCCGCGCGGCGAAAAGTACTACTGGATCGCCGGCGAGCCGGAATGGAGCGATGCCGAATTGTCCGACTACTCGGCCACGAAAGAGGGCTACATCTCGATAACGCCGCTCAAGATGGACATGACCGATTTTTCATTCCGTGAAGAATTGGCCAGATGGGGTCTGAAACCCTAAGACGCCGAGCACTTGATATGCGCGGCGAGCCAGTCGCGGGCGGCGGCAATCTCCTGTGAAATCAAACCATGCCCGGCTTCGGCCCAGTGGATACTCACCGTGGCGCCGCTCTCGTGCAACAGCTCCGCTAACCGGACCGCCTCCGCCGGTGCCACGATTTCATCGTGACGACCGCCGGAGATGAAAACCTGGACGCCATCGAGGTTAGGCAGCTTCTGGGGGACCAGCGGCACCATCGGCCGCAGTAAGACCGCGCAGCGGAGCACGTCGGGAGCCAGAAGCAGCAGACTGGCGGCAATGTTGGCGCCGTTGGAGTAACCGGCTGCGACGACGCGGTGTGAGTTCAGTTGGTGCGTCGCCACCGCGCGCCGCACAAAATCAGCCAGCTCATTGGTGCGGAAGCGCAAATCGTCCAGATCGAAAACCCCGGGAGAGAGCCGCCGGAAGAAACGCGCCATCCCGTTTTCGGAAACTTTGCCCAGTGGGCTGAGGATGGCTGCCGCCGGATATAGGCGTTCGCCCAAAGGGATCAGATCGTATTGCGTGCCGCCGGTGCCGTGAAGCACCAACAAGGTGACATCGTTATCGGGGCTGCGCGCCGGCAGAAATTCGTACTGAAATCCGAGATCGTTGGCTTGCAGCATCGTCTTAGGTCAGTGCGGGGAGTTTCACCGGTGGTAATCGCAGTTCGATCTGCGCGCGGCTACCTTCGAGCCAGTCGGGTAGAGTAAGATTGGAGCCGAGCGCTTCCTCTGTCTGATCAACAGTGAAACCCGGTTCGTCAGTGGCGATCTCGAAGAGCACACCGCCCGGTTCGCGGAAGTAAATCGAGTGAAAATACTTGCGGTCGACGATCGGCGTTACCTGGTAGCCGAGTTCGGCAATGCGCGAACGCCATCCCGGCTGATCGGCATCGTAGCAGCGCCAGGCGATATGGTGCACGGTACCGGATCCGCCGCGTCCGTTGGCGCCGGCGGGCGGTTTGAGCAGATCTACGTACTGCGCGTTGTCACCCTCGCCGACACGGAAGCTGGCGCGATCCGCCGACGTGCCGAGTTCCTTCAGACCCAAATGTCGCTTCAACAACTCCGCCGTCTCGCCGTGATTAGTGATCGCCATGGTCACGCCATGGAAGCGGCGAATGGCATGCTCGGCAAGAATTTTGCCGGGCGCCCAGTACTTGCCGGCACGGGAGTCATCAGCGACCAACTCCAGCGGCAAGCCGTCCGGATCGGCAAACGCAATCACGGCGCGACCATTGCGCTCGATCGGGCCGATCGCGCTGATACCCGCGCGGGCCAGGCGCAACGCCCAGAACTCCACCGCCGACGAGGCAATACTGAACGCGATAGCTGAAACCTGGCCTTCGCCCACCTTGCCGGGTCGCGCACCAACATAGGGGAAAAACGTCAAGATCGATCCAGGGCTGCCCTGGGCATCGCCAAAATACAGGTGGTAAGTACCGGGATCGTCGAAATTGACTGTCAATTTGACCAGCCGCAGTCCGAGGAGGCCGGAGTAGAAATTGATCCCGGCTTGCGGGTCGGCGGAGATTGCAGTGATGTGGTGAATGCCGTGAATTGGTTTCGTCATCTGTCTCTTTCTGAATGTACCGAATTCTATACGGAGGAGCGGGGCGGCAAATTAGCGTAGGTCGAACGGAAAAATCTGATTTCTTATCCGGTCAGATCGTGACGCCCTGGTCGGCGGCCTCGCCGGAAGTGCGGGTCGGGGATTGCGATTTACGCAGTTGCGTGATGATCTTCTTGAGGCGCGGAAAACGATGGCGCGTCAGCACGATACAGCGATAGCGCACGCCGCCGAGCCGCTCTTTAAACCCCTCGAGGTTGAACCGGCCGAGGCTCATCCCCAGGCTGTATTCCTGAATGCCGCGCTCAGTCAGGCGTTTGATAATCATGGCATGGACATAATTCGTGGCGCGTAATTGCTGGTATTCATACTTGAAACCGCCAAACAAATACGCGCCGGTCCGCCGATAGCCGCCGAAAATGACGCTCGAGATCGCCTCACCCTGATAATAGCCCACGGCAATTTCCGCTGTCGATCCGGGGAATTGGAAGAGCCGTTCGATGCGGTCGAAACGATGGTAGGATGCGGTCGGGTCGCGACCCTGCCACCGTCGTACCGAATGCTCATAGATTTCGTAGAACTTCTCCAACTGCTCGCGGCCGCCGAATTTCACCTCAATGCCGACATTGGCGGCGCGCCGCAGTACGTTGCGCTGAACCGGCTTCTGGTTGAACCAGTCCTCATACGTCGGCCCCAGCACCGCCTTGTGGAAATCGTAGGCGCCCGACTGATAGTAGTTGAGCTTGGCGAACATCGCGCGGTTGGGTTCATATTCCGCGCTGGGGACATGAAGCGTGATCACGCAATTGCGCGGCAGCTCTGTTAGCCGGTCCAGCCAATCGGCCGTGACTTTCGGGATACCGAGGAAGCTGTTATACTGCACGCCAACCCAGTGGTCGGATGTCAGCAATCCCATATGCGTGCTTTTGCGCCGTGAAAACGGCAGGAACAGGTCGCCGGCGCTGTAGATGAACGTGTTATTCCAGGCGACATCCATGCTCGCGGCATATTCGGGGCCGCCGGTTGGACAGGGAGAAATACCGGTGCGGTCAACAGCTTCGCGCCACGCGGTGATGTGGGAGTCGGTCAAAGGAACCAGTGTCATCGGTCAACTCAATAGCAGCAGGGTAAGCATTGCCGTCCAATCGCACAACTAATACCGAATCAAAATCGACACACCCCTCCACGAGACCGCTGGCGCTTTGCCATCGCCGCGGGAACTTTGCGCGTAATTTGTTGTAGATGACGATATAACCAGCTATTGGTTATGGAGATGTGAGCAATCACCGCGTTGTGCCGGCCGCGTCCGGAAGGAGGGAATCTTGAACTATCGCAGAATTCTGTTTGCAGCCTCGATCTTTCTGATTTGCAGCCTGACCACAGCGTTTGCCGGCGCCAAGCTTGATATCAGCTCCACGACCTTCGACTTCGGGATCATACCCCAGGTTGGAAAAGTCAGCCATACTTACTACATGAAATCCACCGGCACCGACTCCCTGCGCATCCTCGGAATCAAGCCGGGATGCGGCTGCACCAAGGCGCCGCTGGAAAAAGAAGTTGTGGCGCCCGGCGATTCGACCGGCGTCGAACTGATCTTCACCTCCAGCGAAGCCTATCGAGGCAAGACGCAGAAAACAGCTACGGTCACCTGCAACGACGACGAGCGCGGCAGCTTCCTGCTTCGGTTCAGCGCGCAGTTCAATACTGTTCCCGATAGCGCCAAGCCGATTCAATTGGCGCCGTGGAGCCTCGAAATCGCGGAAGGGGAGAGGGCCAAGGAGTTGTCAATAGCTGTAAAGAACGTCTCCGACCAGCCGTTGACCCTCAAGATGGCCAGCCTGCCGCTGGGATTCCTCAAGGTGACCCTGCCGTCCACTCCCATCGCTCCGAATCAGACCGCCGCTATCAAAGTCCAGGTCGATCCCAAGTGTAAAGCCAACGCATTCGAAAAGTCATTCACCCTTGAATGCAGCGACGACCAGACGACGCACTTCACCGTCCCGGTCGTCTTGGGCAAACCGGCCGCGGCCGGCGCCGGCCATTAGACCCGTGTCACTTCCTTTTTATGTCCGACGGGCGGTCACTTGACCGCCCGTCTTGCTTTGCTCGCTCCTTGTTGGACTACTTTCCAGTGGAGAGGATGCGGGCGAGCCGCACCAGCGTTTTGACGCCGAATCCTTTCGCGCCTTTGCCGAGATGGTCGAGCGCGGCCTCCTTGCAGCCGGGACCGGCCATGTCGATGTGCACCCACCTGGCGTCATCGGCTACCCATTGCTTCAGGAATACGGCCGCCGTTACCGCGCCGCCCCAGGCATCGCCGCGATTCTTCACGTCGGCGATCGTGGTCTTGATTTTCTCGCTGTGCGGCAGATGGAGCGGCAACTCCCAGAACAACTCACCCTCAGCCTGACCCGCCGCAATCAACGACTGCGTGAACTTCGGGTCGGTGCCGAAAACGCCGGCGATCTCTTCTCCCAGCGCCACGACGCACGCGCCGGTGAGCGTGGCGGCATCAATGATCCAATCCGGCTTGCG
This region of Candidatus Zixiibacteriota bacterium genomic DNA includes:
- a CDS encoding ring-cleaving dioxygenase — encoded protein: MTKPIHGIHHITAISADPQAGINFYSGLLGLRLVKLTVNFDDPGTYHLYFGDAQGSPGSILTFFPYVGARPGKVGEGQVSAIAFSIASSAVEFWALRLARAGISAIGPIERNGRAVIAFADPDGLPLELVADDSRAGKYWAPGKILAEHAIRRFHGVTMAITNHGETAELLKRHLGLKELGTSADRASFRVGEGDNAQYVDLLKPPAGANGRGGSGTVHHIAWRCYDADQPGWRSRIAELGYQVTPIVDRKYFHSIYFREPGGVLFEIATDEPGFTVDQTEEALGSNLTLPDWLEGSRAQIELRLPPVKLPALT
- a CDS encoding alpha/beta hydrolase, whose amino-acid sequence is MLQANDLGFQYEFLPARSPDNDVTLLVLHGTGGTQYDLIPLGERLYPAAAILSPLGKVSENGMARFFRRLSPGVFDLDDLRFRTNELADFVRRAVATHQLNSHRVVAAGYSNGANIAASLLLLAPDVLRCAVLLRPMVPLVPQKLPNLDGVQVFISGGRHDEIVAPAEAVRLAELLHESGATVSIHWAEAGHGLISQEIAAARDWLAAHIKCSAS
- a CDS encoding DUF1573 domain-containing protein; the protein is MNYRRILFAASIFLICSLTTAFAGAKLDISSTTFDFGIIPQVGKVSHTYYMKSTGTDSLRILGIKPGCGCTKAPLEKEVVAPGDSTGVELIFTSSEAYRGKTQKTATVTCNDDERGSFLLRFSAQFNTVPDSAKPIQLAPWSLEIAEGERAKELSIAVKNVSDQPLTLKMASLPLGFLKVTLPSTPIAPNQTAAIKVQVDPKCKANAFEKSFTLECSDDQTTHFTVPVVLGKPAAAGAGH
- a CDS encoding GNAT family N-acetyltransferase, with amino-acid sequence MTLVPLTDSHITAWREAVDRTGISPCPTGGPEYAASMDVAWNNTFIYSAGDLFLPFSRRKSTHMGLLTSDHWVGVQYNSFLGIPKVTADWLDRLTELPRNCVITLHVPSAEYEPNRAMFAKLNYYQSGAYDFHKAVLGPTYEDWFNQKPVQRNVLRRAANVGIEVKFGGREQLEKFYEIYEHSVRRWQGRDPTASYHRFDRIERLFQFPGSTAEIAVGYYQGEAISSVIFGGYRRTGAYLFGGFKYEYQQLRATNYVHAMIIKRLTERGIQEYSLGMSLGRFNLEGFKERLGGVRYRCIVLTRHRFPRLKKIITQLRKSQSPTRTSGEAADQGVTI
- the surE gene encoding 5'/3'-nucleotidase SurE, giving the protein MLALLTNDDGYEAEGLRRLAKEVARICSVLVVAPHINQSAAGHSLTLQRPLRINRIGPDYYSVDGTPTDAVMVAMYGILNNRRPDIILSGINRGPNMGDDVTYSGTVSAAFEGAILGIPSIAFSSVEFENINYVVMARFARKLTAKVLERGLPDFTLLNVNLPNPPADGFKGVMATRLGKRVYRDIVVEKIDPRGEKYYWIAGEPEWSDAELSDYSATKEGYISITPLKMDMTDFSFREELARWGLKP